A genomic segment from Paenibacillus sp. FSL K6-1096 encodes:
- a CDS encoding YitT family protein, giving the protein MRSYPSYVIILLASLLIATGTNFFLVPYKILDGGIIGIALIINYLSGTAIGVCIMLCSLPIFLLAWFRERDIFYTSILGLLASSFLIELLYPLQYYFLYYIELGSISSAILGGFLMGTGLGLMLRFKASTGGTDLLAKYIRRYVPLNVGLIIFLTDFMIIGAGGILISKETFFHSILTILAGGVATGLCTLDE; this is encoded by the coding sequence ATGCGATCCTATCCAAGCTATGTTATTATTCTGCTGGCCAGCCTGCTGATTGCCACCGGAACCAACTTCTTCCTGGTCCCCTACAAAATCCTCGACGGAGGAATTATCGGCATCGCCCTGATCATTAATTATCTCTCCGGCACGGCAATCGGCGTCTGCATCATGCTCTGCAGTCTGCCGATCTTCCTGCTGGCCTGGTTCCGGGAACGGGACATCTTCTATACCAGCATTCTGGGCCTGCTGGCCTCCTCCTTCCTGATTGAGCTTCTCTACCCGCTTCAGTATTACTTCCTGTATTATATCGAGCTGGGCTCCATATCAAGCGCTATTCTCGGCGGCTTCCTCATGGGCACCGGGTTAGGGCTGATGCTGCGCTTCAAGGCCAGTACAGGCGGAACTGACCTGCTGGCCAAATACATCAGGCGTTATGTTCCGCTGAATGTCGGCCTCATCATATTCCTGACGGACTTCATGATTATCGGCGCAGGAGGGATTCTGATCTCCAAGGAAACCTTCTTTCATTCCATCCTGACCATCCTCGCCGGCGGGGTGGCCACAGGATTATGCACGCTCGATGAGTAG
- a CDS encoding threonine/serine exporter family protein has product MILQLITSFIAASTFCILFNAPVRALLQCGFAGMIGWMLYLLLDYSSDTVVATFGATVVVGLISQFFARSFKMPVIIFSVGGIIPLVPGGLAYDAMRKFVENDNNLGIQFGVQALLLSGAIAAGLVLSEVLGQVFMRLKKLPKRSA; this is encoded by the coding sequence ATGATTTTGCAATTGATCACCAGCTTCATCGCTGCCTCAACCTTCTGCATTCTGTTCAATGCACCGGTGCGCGCACTGCTGCAATGCGGCTTCGCCGGAATGATTGGCTGGATGCTGTACCTGCTGCTGGATTACAGCTCCGATACGGTCGTCGCCACCTTTGGCGCTACCGTTGTGGTCGGACTGATCAGCCAGTTTTTTGCGCGTTCCTTCAAGATGCCGGTCATTATCTTCAGTGTCGGCGGCATCATCCCGCTTGTGCCGGGCGGTCTTGCGTATGATGCCATGCGCAAGTTCGTGGAGAATGATAATAACCTTGGCATCCAGTTTGGGGTTCAGGCGCTCCTGCTGTCCGGAGCCATTGCTGCCGGGCTGGTGCTGAGCGAGGTGCTGGGCCAGGTCTTTATGCGCCTCAAGAAACTTCCAAAAAGGTCCGCCTGA
- a CDS encoding threonine/serine exporter family protein, with translation MDSTSNNSNTSTHDIIDLCLLAGKIMLQSGAETYRVEDTMSRMAAALGFPGAHSYVTPTVIMFTTSRTEPVKLFRIAERTTDLQKVSEVNDISRRLSERQLTAAEARERLGVVDDAAHAYPVWVQIGAAALTGACFTVMFKGSLQDALPSLLISGAGFAAATYLHRLVQIRFFAEFIASFIIGLLAFFSVRLGIGREMDKIIIGCVMPLVPGLLITNAVRDLMAGHLVSGISKGADAFLTAFAIGTGIGLVLSIF, from the coding sequence TTGGATAGCACAAGCAACAATAGCAACACTTCCACGCATGACATTATCGACCTGTGCCTGCTGGCGGGCAAGATCATGCTGCAGAGCGGGGCAGAGACCTACCGCGTGGAGGACACCATGAGCCGGATGGCTGCAGCGCTCGGCTTCCCCGGTGCGCATAGCTACGTCACCCCGACGGTCATTATGTTCACCACCAGCCGGACCGAGCCGGTGAAGCTGTTCCGCATCGCCGAGCGGACAACCGACCTGCAGAAGGTATCCGAGGTCAACGACATCTCCCGGCGGCTGAGCGAACGCCAGCTCACAGCTGCTGAAGCCCGCGAACGCCTGGGCGTGGTTGATGATGCAGCCCATGCTTACCCGGTATGGGTACAGATCGGAGCGGCAGCCTTGACCGGAGCCTGCTTCACCGTCATGTTCAAGGGCAGCCTGCAGGATGCCCTGCCGTCGCTGCTGATCTCCGGTGCAGGCTTCGCAGCGGCCACTTATCTTCACCGCCTGGTGCAGATCCGCTTCTTCGCGGAATTCATCGCCTCCTTCATCATCGGACTGCTGGCATTCTTCTCCGTCAGGCTGGGAATCGGGCGGGAAATGGACAAGATTATCATCGGCTGCGTGATGCCGCTTGTGCCGGGGCTGCTTATCACCAACGCCGTCCGTGATCTGATGGCCGGGCATCTGGTATCCGGCATCTCCAAAGGGGCGGACGCCTTCCTGACCGCGTTTGCCATCGGGACCGGCATCGGGCTGGTCCTGTCCATTTTTTAA